In one Thermodesulfobium acidiphilum genomic region, the following are encoded:
- the trpE gene encoding anthranilate synthase component I produces MSKLLVRSYCADSQTPISLYEKLKNLPYSFLLESKTFNKLSRYSFLGAFPRFIISTDTESTRIIADMDLENIGIKNTYTTDSLIDVLENVFKKLPKVDAICPFSSGIVGYIGYECVRFYEKSLKFDKPAIFPDAMLFFPGLIIAFDHFTDTIYLMSHALYKSDEKRAEFFINEGEKFIQSTNNLNSASKSCLPNQDLSQGEGEDSNSNSIKSHIKKADFENAVRRIKEYIRNGDTFQTVLSQRLSSNFFGNPYEFYRNLRRLNPSPYLFHIKLNDIVISGSSPETFLTLRDGKLFSRPIAGTRKRGKDPVEDKKLAKELLSDPKECAEHVMLVDLARNDLGRVCVPSSVKVEEFMKVENYSHVMHIVSEVTGILDKNISPLEAFFASFPAGTVSGAPKIRAMEIINSIESERRGPYAGAVGYFDLSSNFDTCIAIRTAFFKGNKIYLQAGAGIVADSDPSSEYLETIHKAKALLSIVNKGNNL; encoded by the coding sequence CAGATCTTATTGTGCCGATTCACAAACTCCCATAAGTTTGTATGAAAAGTTAAAAAATCTGCCTTATTCCTTTTTGCTGGAAAGTAAAACCTTTAATAAGCTCTCAAGATATTCATTTTTAGGAGCTTTCCCAAGATTTATAATTTCTACGGATACAGAATCCACAAGAATAATCGCGGATATGGATCTTGAAAATATTGGGATTAAAAACACGTATACTACAGATTCGCTTATAGACGTCTTAGAAAATGTATTCAAAAAACTACCAAAAGTTGACGCAATATGTCCTTTTAGTTCAGGAATAGTCGGTTACATTGGCTATGAATGTGTAAGATTTTATGAAAAATCCCTAAAATTTGATAAACCAGCGATATTTCCTGATGCAATGCTCTTTTTCCCTGGCTTAATCATTGCATTTGATCACTTTACCGATACCATTTATCTTATGAGCCATGCTCTTTATAAATCAGATGAAAAGAGGGCAGAATTTTTTATTAACGAGGGTGAAAAATTTATTCAATCAACAAACAATTTAAATTCAGCGAGTAAAAGCTGTTTACCTAATCAAGATCTTTCGCAAGGTGAAGGTGAAGACAGTAACAGTAATAGCATAAAAAGTCACATAAAAAAAGCAGATTTCGAGAATGCAGTAAGAAGGATTAAAGAGTATATAAGAAATGGCGACACTTTCCAAACAGTTCTTTCCCAAAGACTCTCTTCAAATTTTTTTGGTAACCCCTATGAATTTTATAGAAACTTAAGAAGATTAAACCCATCCCCTTACTTATTTCACATAAAATTAAACGATATTGTAATATCAGGCTCATCGCCCGAGACTTTCCTTACATTAAGAGATGGGAAACTTTTTTCAAGACCCATAGCTGGGACCAGAAAAAGGGGGAAAGATCCTGTTGAGGACAAAAAACTTGCGAAAGAACTCTTATCTGATCCGAAGGAATGCGCAGAGCACGTTATGCTAGTAGACCTAGCAAGAAACGACCTTGGTAGAGTTTGCGTTCCATCATCTGTAAAAGTTGAGGAATTTATGAAAGTTGAAAACTACTCTCATGTAATGCACATCGTTAGCGAGGTTACAGGAATATTAGACAAAAATATAAGCCCCCTAGAAGCGTTCTTCGCTTCATTCCCAGCAGGAACGGTGTCTGGTGCTCCAAAAATTAGAGCAATGGAAATAATAAATTCCATAGAAAGCGAGAGAAGAGGACCATATGCTGGAGCAGTCGGTTATTTTGATTTAAGTTCAAATTTCGATACTTGCATAGCAATAAGAACAGCTTTTTTTAAAGGTAATAAAATTTACTTACAAGCAGGCGCAGGTATAGTTGCAGACTCAGATCCGTCTAGCGAATATCTAGAAACAATTCATAAGGCAAAGGCTCTTTTATCTATTGTAAACAAAGGAAACAACCTATGA